The Pleuronectes platessa chromosome 23, fPlePla1.1, whole genome shotgun sequence genome contains a region encoding:
- the pnp5a gene encoding purine nucleoside phosphorylase 5a: MFPEANKGYSYEDCKATADWLLAQTDVRPTVGIVCGSGLGGLADMLKDQVAFNYKDIPNFPQSTVHGHAGRLVFGTLKGRPCVCMQGRFHLYEGYPIQKITLPMRIFKLLGVNTVMLTNAAGGLNQDFKVGDIMIIKDHLNMPGFAGNNPLAGPNDERFGVRFPCMSDAYDRELQQLALDVGQELGYGDFLKEGVYCVLGGPSFETIAEVRMLHRLGADAVGMSTAPEVIVARHCGMRVFALSLITNKAVMDYDSEEKANHEEVLHIGKQRAEQLERLVSTMVTRMEHNNDCV, from the exons ATGTTTCCAGAGGCGAACAAAGG CTACAGCTACGAGGACTGTAAGgccacagctgattggctgctggccCAGACGGACGTGCGCCCCACGGTGGGCATCGTGTGCGGGTCGGGCCTGGGGGGGCTGGCTGACATGCTGAAGGACCAGGTCGCCTTCAACTACAAGGACATCCCCAACTTCCCCCAGAGCACCG tGCACGGACACGCAGGCCGGCTGGTGTTCGGCACGTTGAAGGGGAGGCCGTGTGTCTGCATGCAGGGCCGCTTCCACCTGTACGAGGGCTACCCCATCCAGAAG ATCACGCTGCCCATGAGGATCTTCAAGCTGCTCGGCGTGAACACCGTGATGCTGACCAACGCCGCCGGGGGCCTGAACCAGGACTTCAAAGTGGGAGACATCATGATCATCAAAGACCACCTCAACATGCCGGGCTTCGCTGGCAACAACCCGCTGGCCGGACCCAACGACGAGAG GttcggggttcgattcccgtgCATGTCGGACGCGTACGAccgggagctgcagcagctggccCTGGACGTGGGCCAGGAGCTCGGGTACGGGGACTTCCTGAAGGAGGGCGTGTACTGCGTGCTGGGCGGACCCTCGTTTGAAACCATCGCCGAGGTCCGGATGCTGCACAGACTGGGAGCTGACGCTGTTG gcATGAGCACCGCCCCCGAGGTGATCGTGGCCCGGCACTGCGGCATGCGGGTCTTCGCCCTCTCGCTGATCACCAACAAGGCGGTGATGGACTACGACAGCGAGGAGAAGGCCAACCACGAGGAGGTGCTGCACATCGGGAAGCAGCGGGCGGAGCAGCTGGAGCGGCTGGTCTCCACCATGGTCACCAGGATGGAGCACAACAACGACTGCGTGTAG
- the capn1 gene encoding LOW QUALITY PROTEIN: calpain-1 catalytic subunit (The sequence of the model RefSeq protein was modified relative to this genomic sequence to represent the inferred CDS: deleted 1 base in 1 codon) — protein MTLTCCWTSSPSGQFWQFGEWVEVVVDDRLPVKDGKLLFVHSVEGTEFWSALLEKAYAKLNGCYEALSGGSTSEGFEDFTGGVTEMFDLPKAPPDLYSIIHRAIERGSLLGCSIDVTSTRDKEAVTFKKLVKGHAYSVTAVDEVVYRGNMTKLVRIRNPWGEVEWTGAWSDNSREWDSVDRSVRGRLQNQSDDGEFWMSFSDFLREFSRLEICNITADALQNSQLKKWSSSLYQGEWRRGSTAGGCRNFPATFWLNPQFKIALQHPDAPGQSECSFLVALMQKDRRKKRREGKDMETIGFALYEVPDEFAGRSGVHLKRDFFLTHGSSARSELFINLREVSSRLRLPAGEYIIVPSTFDPNKEADFVLRVFSEKPAASEELDDEVEAELPTEVEVDESQIDAAFKNLFRQLAGPDMEISLTELQTILNRIISKHKDLKTDGFTKESCRSMINLMDTDGSGKLGLTEFHVLWEKIKRYLTIFRQFDLDKSGTMSSYEMRMALESAGFKLTNHLFQLIILRYTEADMAVDFDNFVTCLVRLETMFKTFKTLDTDADGQITLNFYQWITLTMFA, from the exons ATGACACTGACCTGTTGTTGGACGTCTTCTCCGTCTGGTCAGTTCTGGCAGTTCGGTGagtgggtggaggtggtggtcgaCGACCGGCTGCCGGTGAAGGACGGGAAGCTGCTGTTCGTCCACTCGGTGGAGGGGACGGAGTTCTGGAGCGCGCTGCTGGAGAAGGCCTACGCCAA GCTGAACGGCTGCTATGAAGCTCTGTCGGGCGGCAGCACGTCCGAGGGGTTCGAGGACTTCACCGGCGGCGTGACGGAGATGTTCGACCTCCCGAAGGCGCCGCCTGACCTCTACAGCATCATCCACCGGGCCATCGAGCGGGGGTCCCTGCTGGGCTGCTCCATCGAC GTCACCAGCACACGGGACAAGGAGGCCGTGACCTTCAAGAAGCTGGTGAAGGGACACGCCTACTCTGTGACCGCGGTGGACGAG GTGGTGTACAGAGGGAACATGACCAAGCTGGTCCGCATCAGG AACCCCTGGGGGGAGGTGGAGTGGACCGGGGCCTGGAGCGACAA ctccAGAGAGTGGGACAGCGTGGACCGCTCCGTCAGAGGTCGGCTTCAGAACCAAAGTGACGACGGGGAGTTCTG GATGTCCTTCAGCGACTTCCTGCGTGAGTTCAGCCGTCTGGAGATCTGCAACATCACGGCCGACGCTCTGCAGAACAGCCAGCTGAAGAAGTGGAGCTCCTCGCTCTACCAGGGGGAGTGGAGGAGAGGCAGCACAGCAGGGGGCTGCAGGAACTTCCCAG CCACCTTCTGGCTCAACCCTCAGTTCAAGATCGCCCTGCAGCACCCGGACGCCCCCGGCCAATCAGAGTGCAGCTTCCTGGTGGCCCTGATGCAGAAGGACCGCAGGAAGAAGCGTCGAGAAGGAAAAGACATGGAGACCATCGGGTTCGCCCTGTacgag GTTCCAGACGAG TTCGCGGGCCGGTCCGGGGTCCACCTGAAGAGGGACTTCTTCCTCACCCACGGCTCCAGCGCTCGCTCCGAGCTCTTCATCAACCTGAGGGAGGTCAGCTCGCGGCTGCGGCTGCCGGCGGGCGAGTACATCATCGTGCCGTCCACGTTCGATCCCAACAAAGAGGCCGACTTCGTCCTCAGGGTTTTCTCTGAGAAGCCGGCGGCCTCCGA ggAGCTGGACGACGAGGTGGAGGCGGAGCTTCCCACTGAG GTCGAGGTGGACGAGAGCCAGATCGACGCCGCCTTCAAGAACCTGTTCAGGCAGCTGGCCGGGCCG GACATGGAGATCAGTCTGACGGAGCTGCAGACCATCCTCAACAGGATCATCAGCAAGC ATAAAGACCTGAAGACGGACGGCTTCACCAAAGAGTCGTGTCGCAGCATGATCAACCTCATGGAC ACGGACGGCAGCGGGAAGCTGGGCCTGACGGAGTTCCACGTCCTCTGGGAGAAGATCAAGCGCTACCTG ACCATCTTCAGGCAGTTCGACCTGGACAAGTCGGGCACCATGAGCTCCTATGAGATGAGGATGGCTCTGGAGTCTGCAG GTTTCAAGCTGACCAACCACCTGTTCCAGCTGATCATCCTGCGCTACACCGAGGCCGACATGGCCGTGGACTTCGACAACTTCGTGACTTGTCTGGTCCGACTGGAGACCATGTTCA aAACCTTTAAGACCTTGGACACAGACGCAGACGGACAGATAACCCTCAACTTCTACCAG TGGATCACCCTGACCATGTTTGCCTAG